One genomic segment of Vulpes lagopus strain Blue_001 chromosome 9, ASM1834538v1, whole genome shotgun sequence includes these proteins:
- the SLC10A5 gene encoding LOW QUALITY PROTEIN: sodium/bile acid cotransporter 5 (The sequence of the model RefSeq protein was modified relative to this genomic sequence to represent the inferred CDS: inserted 9 bases in 6 codons; substituted 6 bases at 6 genomic stop codons) — translation MAKPCIMRPGYMALTVYPDVYIDQTCYCSAFVICDLGXARKSFLGVLNIEKTEMLFFTKTEETIIVRSSYGDEWPXSSYLFLQXGDLKLLQVMNVNKTLSXNLVTDEDGETNLTVQLWDSEGRQDSRNNVKVLKQRKDSLFKASMHIDXNSRCLFYQHTFCCYIGLQVFQKVXKRPLPIILGAVAQYFFMPFYGFLWSQILALXGAFGFVMTCTCPGGVRXLFLLLLEGNFTLAILITCASAFLALIMMLANSYIYCRMLRLSCTFNTPVSKIIYTXFILISVGIVNYRIPEKANFLERIRTMNFILISVGIXVTFRMFLKIVNIEVLLLGVXVPALDLLGYSFAKISVLPLVCKPIHCCQKWYTSFSALAIVQXSFSQSKTNLASVAFFYSGHEFWM, via the exons ATGGCCAAGCCTTGCATCATGAGGCCAGGATATATGGCCTTAACTGTATATCCAGATGTATACATTGAT CAAACTTGTTACTGCTCTGCTTTTGTCATTTGTGACCTGGGATAAGCAAGGAAGTCATTTCTCGGTGTTCTGAATATAGAAAAGACCGAAATGCTATTTTTCACAAAGACTGAAGAAACTATCATTGTAAGATCAAGTTATGGAGATGAGTGGC ACTCTAGCTATCTCTTCTTGCAATGAGGAGATCTTAAACTGCTGCAAGTGATGAATGTGAATAAAACCTTAT GGAATCTTGTGACAGATGAAGATGGAGAGACAAATTTGACTGTTCAACTATGGGATTCTGAAGGTAGGCAAGATTCAAGAAATAATGTTAAAGTGcttaaacaaagaaaagacagtcttttcaaggCATCAATGCATATTGACTGAAATTCTAGATGCTTATTCTACCAACATACATTTTGTTGCTATATTGGGTTGCAGGTGTTTCAAAAAGTATGAAAGAGACCTTTGCCAATAATTCTTGGGGCAGTTGCACAATatttttttatgccattttatGGATTTCTCTGGTCACAGATTTTGGCAT TAGGAGCTTTTGGATTTGTAATGACCTGCACATGTCCAGGAGGAGTGAG TCTGTTTCTTCTGCTTCTAGAAGGAAATTTCACTTTGGCCATTTTGATAACTTGTGCATCAGCATTCTTGGCACTGATAATGATGTTGGCTAATTCTTACATATACTGTAGGATGTTACGGTTATCATGTACATTTAATACTCctgtttctaaaattatatatac tTTCATACTTATATCAGTTGGAATAGTCAACTATAGAATACCTGAAAAAGCAAACTTCCTGGAGAGAATTAGaactatgaattttattttaatatctgtaggGATTTAGGTGACTTTCAGAATGTTTCTAAAAATAGTTAACATAGAGGTGCTATTATTGGGTGTCTAAGTTCCTGCTTTGGATTTGCTTGGGTACTCCTTTGCTAAAATTTCTGTGTTGCCTCTTGTTTGTAAACCCATTCATTGCTGTCAAAAGTGGTATACTAGTTTCTCAGCTCTTGCCATTGTTCA CTCTTTTTCACAGTCCAAGACCAACTTAgcttctgtggcttttttttacAGTGGTCATGAGTTCTGGATGTGA